Proteins from a single region of Gossypium arboreum isolate Shixiya-1 chromosome 1, ASM2569848v2, whole genome shotgun sequence:
- the LOC108486663 gene encoding adagio protein 3-like isoform X2: MSKGEEVMQSSGKRQRFAKDEVKRQEMEEEEEEQQQEDDDEEEESQLPKKPGLLYYPTTPTSFVVSDALEPDFPIIYVNKVFEVFTGYRADEVLGRNCRFLQYRDQCAQRRHPLVDPFVVSEIRRCLEEGIEFQGELLNFRKDGTPLVNILKLAPMHDDDGIVTHIIGIQVFSEAKLDLNRVSYPVFKETCNQQLDESAQYSHFSNPPFSQHREICGILQLSDEVLAHNILSRLTPRDVASIGSVCRRIRQLTKNEHVRKMVCQNAWGREVTGTLEMMTKKLGWGRLARELTTLEAVCWRKLTVGGAVEPSRCNFSACAAGNRLVLFGGEGVNMQPMDDTFVLNLDAANPAWQRVSVESSPPGRWGHTLSCLNGSWLVVFGGCGRQGLLNDVFVLDLDAKQPTWKEVSGGAPPLPRSWHSSCTIDGSKLVVSGGCTDAGVLLSDTYLLDLTTDKPTWKEIPTSWAPPSRLGHSLSVYGRTKILMFGGLAKSGNLRLRSGLHSPSQLFLLDPSKEKPSWRTLNVPGQPPKFAWGHSTCVVGGTRVLVLGGHTGEEWILNELHELCLASRQDSDSS, translated from the exons ATGTCTAAAGGAGAAGAAGTGATGCAAAGCAGTGGAAAACGGCAACGATTTGCAAAAGATGAAGTAAAACGACAAGAAatggaggaagaagaagaagaacaacaacaagaagatgatgatgaagaagaagagaGCCAGCTTCCGAAGAAACCAGGACTATTGTATTACCCTACAACTCCGACTTCTTTCGTTGTTTCCGATGCTTTGGAGCCCGATTTCCCTATTATTTATGTCAACAAAGTCTTCGAGGTTTTCACCGGTTACCGAGCCGACGAAGTCCTTGGTAGGAACTG TCGGTTTTTACAGTATAGAGATCAATGTGCTCAAAGACGGCACCCTTTGGTAGATCCTTTTGTTGTTTCTGAGATCCGGAGATGTCTTGAGGAAGGTATTGAATTCCAAGGTGAGCTTCTGAATTTCAGGAAGGATGGCACTCCGTTGGTGAACATATTGAAACTTGCACCTATGCATGATGATGATGGAATAGTCACACACATTATTGGTATTCAAGTGTTTTCTGAGGCAAAACTAGATCTGAATCGTGTATCATATCCGGTTTTCAAAGAGACTTGTAATCAGCAGTTAGATGAGTCTGCTCAATACTCTCATTTCAGCAATCCACCATTCAGTCAGCATCGAGAAATATGTGGGATACTCCAGCTCTCTGATGAAGTTTTGGCTCATAACATTTTATCTCGGTTAACACCGAGAGATGTCGCTTCTATTGGATCTGTCTGCAGAAGGATACGACAATTAACAAAAAATGAGCATGTGAGAAAGATGGTATGTCAAAATGCCTGGGGAAGAGAGGTCACTGGTACACTggaaatgatgacaaaaaaactGGGATGGGGACGTCTTGCCAGAGAGCTGACCACTCTTGAGGCAGTTTGTTGGAGGAAACTGACTGTAGGTGGTGCTGTGGAGCCTTCACGTTGCAACTTCAGTGCATGTGCAGCAGGGAACCGTCTAGTCCTTTTCGGAGGCGAGGGAGTCAATATGCAGCCTATGGATGACACGTTTGTTCTCAACCTTGATGCTGCAAATCCAGCGTGGCAGCGTGTAAGTGTGGAATCATCCCCTCCAGGGCGTTGGGGCCATACTCTTTCATGCCTAAATGGTTCCTGGTTGGTGGTCTTTGGAGGATGTGGAAGACAAGGATTGCTCAATGACGTCTTTGTCCTTGACTTGGATGCCAAACAACCTACATGGAAAGAAGTTTCTGGTGGTGCTCCCCCTCTCCCTAGATCTTGGCATAGCTCTTGCACAATAGACGGTTCTAAGTTGGTTGTGTCTGGTGGGTGCACGGATGCGGGGGTGCTTCTCAGTGACACGTATCTTTTGGATCTTACTACAGACAAGCCAACATGGAAAGAGATTCCAACATCATGGGCACCCCCATCAAGGTTGGGCCATTCGCTTTCAGTTTATGGGCGTACTAAAATTCTTATGTTTGGGGGGCTTGCAAAGAGCGGGAACTTGCGATTGCGATCAG GATTACACTCTCCTTCTCAGCTGTTTCTCCTGGATCCTTCGAAGGAGAAACCATCATGGAGGACACTGAATGTTCCTGGGCAACCACCAAAATTTGCTTGGGGACATAGTACATGTGTGGTTGGAGGGACCAGGGTGTTGGTGTTGGGCGGACACACGGGGGAGGAGTGGATACTCAATGAGTTGCATGAGTTGTGTTTAGCAAGCAGGCAGGACTCGGACTCAAGCTGA
- the LOC108486663 gene encoding adagio protein 3-like isoform X1, whose protein sequence is MSKGEEVMQSSGKRQRFAKDEVKRQEMEEEEEEQQQEDDDEEEESQLPKKPGLLYYPTTPTSFVVSDALEPDFPIIYVNKVFEVFTGYRADEVLGRNCRFLQYRDQCAQRRHPLVDPFVVSEIRRCLEEGIEFQGELLNFRKDGTPLVNILKLAPMHDDDGIVTHIIGIQVFSEAKLDLNRVSYPVFKETCNQQLDESAQYSHFSNPPFSQHREICGILQLSDEVLAHNILSRLTPRDVASIGSVCRRIRQLTKNEHVRKMVCQNAWGREVTGTLEMMTKKLGWGRLARELTTLEAVCWRKLTVGGAVEPSRCNFSACAAGNRLVLFGGEGVNMQPMDDTFVLNLDAANPAWQRVSVESSPPGRWGHTLSCLNGSWLVVFGGCGRQGLLNDVFVLDLDAKQPTWKEVSGGAPPLPRSWHSSCTIDGSKLVVSGGCTDAGVLLSDTYLLDLTTDKPTWKEIPTSWAPPSRLGHSLSVYGRTKILMFGGLAKSGNLRLRSGEAYTIDLEDEEPQWWQLDCSAFTSVGSQNAVVPPPRLDHVAVSMPCGRIIIFGGSIAGLHSPSQLFLLDPSKEKPSWRTLNVPGQPPKFAWGHSTCVVGGTRVLVLGGHTGEEWILNELHELCLASRQDSDSS, encoded by the exons ATGTCTAAAGGAGAAGAAGTGATGCAAAGCAGTGGAAAACGGCAACGATTTGCAAAAGATGAAGTAAAACGACAAGAAatggaggaagaagaagaagaacaacaacaagaagatgatgatgaagaagaagagaGCCAGCTTCCGAAGAAACCAGGACTATTGTATTACCCTACAACTCCGACTTCTTTCGTTGTTTCCGATGCTTTGGAGCCCGATTTCCCTATTATTTATGTCAACAAAGTCTTCGAGGTTTTCACCGGTTACCGAGCCGACGAAGTCCTTGGTAGGAACTG TCGGTTTTTACAGTATAGAGATCAATGTGCTCAAAGACGGCACCCTTTGGTAGATCCTTTTGTTGTTTCTGAGATCCGGAGATGTCTTGAGGAAGGTATTGAATTCCAAGGTGAGCTTCTGAATTTCAGGAAGGATGGCACTCCGTTGGTGAACATATTGAAACTTGCACCTATGCATGATGATGATGGAATAGTCACACACATTATTGGTATTCAAGTGTTTTCTGAGGCAAAACTAGATCTGAATCGTGTATCATATCCGGTTTTCAAAGAGACTTGTAATCAGCAGTTAGATGAGTCTGCTCAATACTCTCATTTCAGCAATCCACCATTCAGTCAGCATCGAGAAATATGTGGGATACTCCAGCTCTCTGATGAAGTTTTGGCTCATAACATTTTATCTCGGTTAACACCGAGAGATGTCGCTTCTATTGGATCTGTCTGCAGAAGGATACGACAATTAACAAAAAATGAGCATGTGAGAAAGATGGTATGTCAAAATGCCTGGGGAAGAGAGGTCACTGGTACACTggaaatgatgacaaaaaaactGGGATGGGGACGTCTTGCCAGAGAGCTGACCACTCTTGAGGCAGTTTGTTGGAGGAAACTGACTGTAGGTGGTGCTGTGGAGCCTTCACGTTGCAACTTCAGTGCATGTGCAGCAGGGAACCGTCTAGTCCTTTTCGGAGGCGAGGGAGTCAATATGCAGCCTATGGATGACACGTTTGTTCTCAACCTTGATGCTGCAAATCCAGCGTGGCAGCGTGTAAGTGTGGAATCATCCCCTCCAGGGCGTTGGGGCCATACTCTTTCATGCCTAAATGGTTCCTGGTTGGTGGTCTTTGGAGGATGTGGAAGACAAGGATTGCTCAATGACGTCTTTGTCCTTGACTTGGATGCCAAACAACCTACATGGAAAGAAGTTTCTGGTGGTGCTCCCCCTCTCCCTAGATCTTGGCATAGCTCTTGCACAATAGACGGTTCTAAGTTGGTTGTGTCTGGTGGGTGCACGGATGCGGGGGTGCTTCTCAGTGACACGTATCTTTTGGATCTTACTACAGACAAGCCAACATGGAAAGAGATTCCAACATCATGGGCACCCCCATCAAGGTTGGGCCATTCGCTTTCAGTTTATGGGCGTACTAAAATTCTTATGTTTGGGGGGCTTGCAAAGAGCGGGAACTTGCGATTGCGATCAGGTGAAGCCTACACCATTGATTTGGAGGACGAAGAACCACAGTGGTGGCAACTGGACTGTAGTGCCTTCACCAGTGTTGGTAGCCAAAATGCTGTGGTACCTCCTCCTAGACTGGATCATGTTGCCGTAAGCATGCCTTGTGGGAGGATAATTATATTTGGTGGTTCAATTGCAGGATTACACTCTCCTTCTCAGCTGTTTCTCCTGGATCCTTCGAAGGAGAAACCATCATGGAGGACACTGAATGTTCCTGGGCAACCACCAAAATTTGCTTGGGGACATAGTACATGTGTGGTTGGAGGGACCAGGGTGTTGGTGTTGGGCGGACACACGGGGGAGGAGTGGATACTCAATGAGTTGCATGAGTTGTGTTTAGCAAGCAGGCAGGACTCGGACTCAAGCTGA
- the LOC108486663 gene encoding adagio protein 3-like isoform X3: MSKGEEVMQSSGKRQRFAKDEVKRQEMEEEEEEQQQEDDDEEEESQLPKKPGLLYYPTTPTSFVVSDALEPDFPIIYVNKVFEVFTGYRADEVLGRNCRFLQYRDQCAQRRHPLVDPFVVSEIRRCLEEGIEFQGELLNFRKDGTPLVNILKLAPMHDDDGIVTHIIGIQVFSEAKLDLNRVSYPVFKETCNQQLDESAQYSHFSNPPFSQHREICGILQLSDEVLAHNILSRLTPRDVASIGSVCRRIRQLTKNEHVRKMVCQNAWGREVTGTLEMMTKKLGWGRLARELTTLEAVCWRKLTVGGAVEPSRCNFSACAAGNRLVLFGGEGVNMQPMDDTFVLNLDAANPAWQRVSVESSPPGRWGHTLSCLNGSWLVVFGGCGRQGLLNDVFVLDLDAKQPTWKEVSGGAPPLPRSWHSSCTIDGSKLVVSGGCTDAGVLLSDTYLLDLTTDKPTWKEIPTSWAPPSRLGHSLSVYGRTKILMFGGLAKSGNLRLRSGEAYTIDLEDEEPQWWQLDCSAFTSVGSQNAVDYTLLLSCFSWILRRRNHHGGH, encoded by the exons ATGTCTAAAGGAGAAGAAGTGATGCAAAGCAGTGGAAAACGGCAACGATTTGCAAAAGATGAAGTAAAACGACAAGAAatggaggaagaagaagaagaacaacaacaagaagatgatgatgaagaagaagagaGCCAGCTTCCGAAGAAACCAGGACTATTGTATTACCCTACAACTCCGACTTCTTTCGTTGTTTCCGATGCTTTGGAGCCCGATTTCCCTATTATTTATGTCAACAAAGTCTTCGAGGTTTTCACCGGTTACCGAGCCGACGAAGTCCTTGGTAGGAACTG TCGGTTTTTACAGTATAGAGATCAATGTGCTCAAAGACGGCACCCTTTGGTAGATCCTTTTGTTGTTTCTGAGATCCGGAGATGTCTTGAGGAAGGTATTGAATTCCAAGGTGAGCTTCTGAATTTCAGGAAGGATGGCACTCCGTTGGTGAACATATTGAAACTTGCACCTATGCATGATGATGATGGAATAGTCACACACATTATTGGTATTCAAGTGTTTTCTGAGGCAAAACTAGATCTGAATCGTGTATCATATCCGGTTTTCAAAGAGACTTGTAATCAGCAGTTAGATGAGTCTGCTCAATACTCTCATTTCAGCAATCCACCATTCAGTCAGCATCGAGAAATATGTGGGATACTCCAGCTCTCTGATGAAGTTTTGGCTCATAACATTTTATCTCGGTTAACACCGAGAGATGTCGCTTCTATTGGATCTGTCTGCAGAAGGATACGACAATTAACAAAAAATGAGCATGTGAGAAAGATGGTATGTCAAAATGCCTGGGGAAGAGAGGTCACTGGTACACTggaaatgatgacaaaaaaactGGGATGGGGACGTCTTGCCAGAGAGCTGACCACTCTTGAGGCAGTTTGTTGGAGGAAACTGACTGTAGGTGGTGCTGTGGAGCCTTCACGTTGCAACTTCAGTGCATGTGCAGCAGGGAACCGTCTAGTCCTTTTCGGAGGCGAGGGAGTCAATATGCAGCCTATGGATGACACGTTTGTTCTCAACCTTGATGCTGCAAATCCAGCGTGGCAGCGTGTAAGTGTGGAATCATCCCCTCCAGGGCGTTGGGGCCATACTCTTTCATGCCTAAATGGTTCCTGGTTGGTGGTCTTTGGAGGATGTGGAAGACAAGGATTGCTCAATGACGTCTTTGTCCTTGACTTGGATGCCAAACAACCTACATGGAAAGAAGTTTCTGGTGGTGCTCCCCCTCTCCCTAGATCTTGGCATAGCTCTTGCACAATAGACGGTTCTAAGTTGGTTGTGTCTGGTGGGTGCACGGATGCGGGGGTGCTTCTCAGTGACACGTATCTTTTGGATCTTACTACAGACAAGCCAACATGGAAAGAGATTCCAACATCATGGGCACCCCCATCAAGGTTGGGCCATTCGCTTTCAGTTTATGGGCGTACTAAAATTCTTATGTTTGGGGGGCTTGCAAAGAGCGGGAACTTGCGATTGCGATCAGGTGAAGCCTACACCATTGATTTGGAGGACGAAGAACCACAGTGGTGGCAACTGGACTGTAGTGCCTTCACCAGTGTTGGTAGCCAAAATGCTGTG GATTACACTCTCCTTCTCAGCTGTTTCTCCTGGATCCTTCGAAGGAGAAACCATCATGGAGGACACTGA